The Oncorhynchus keta strain PuntledgeMale-10-30-2019 chromosome 28, Oket_V2, whole genome shotgun sequence DNA segment tgtgtaaCTTGTTGAAGGGTTAAAGGTACTGAACTGTCTGTTCAACTCTCTGCCACCCCAAGTAACTCAAACTAGCAATAAAATCAGATTAAGAAAAATGATAAAAGAACACTTTACAGCATGATGATTATTTGCatatattttgtattgtattatgtattgtattatgtgtagtttattatgtattgtattatgtattttatcaTGTGTGGTATTATGTCGTTTATtatgtattgtatagtgtattTTATTATATATTGTAGTATGTAttttattatgtattgtattatgtagtgtCCAGGAGTCTGGACCCAGCTGATGTACTGTATGCACAGATAGAGATACTTCTCTCCAAAGTTTTAACGAGTAGCTCAGAAAGACAGACGATGGGTGGGTGGAGTTGAGTAGCAGCTGACAAACAGGTCtggtagagagaggagttatTGCTCCTTATACTAATGATAGGCCTATTGGTCTTTTCTAAGGAGAGGTCCCAGCTCTGACACCTGCACTAGGCCTGCATGCAGGGCAATATAACTGAGGCTGAGCCAGGCAGATTCCACACTGCTGTTCACTCCTCCCCCATTAGGCACAAACTGATTGAAGTACAGTGGATAGCACATTATTCAGTCAAATATAAATAAGCTAAATATCTAACATTATATTACCATTTGAACGTTGCTGTGCTTTTCAATGGTTGAAAGCACAGTGAGGCATTTGGGTGacaattaaatgtaaaaaatcaGACATTGTTTTTCAATTGGAATTTTATTGTGCTTTCAGATGGTTGaaaacatagtgataacacactGAACATTCAGCTaacttttggctgtctttttgagtggctgaatataggttgtaatctcattgatcaatgTCTCAACCAAATATGACCCAATTATCCACGTTGAAGTGACGTGGTGTTCCCTGTTGGCCACCTCTCAGACCGGCTGGCTGGTGTTGCTCTGCTCCCTGTGTTACACTATTGGGTGTTTTCCAGTATAGCATCAGTGTgtcaccagtcattatgttaatATCAGCCCTAGTATTATTTTTAGGGAACTGGGCTGATACCGAGGACTTGTAAAGAGCAGTATCAACAACCTCTGCTTCATCAAGATAGTTTTTTGTGAGGTGTTAATGGTGGGAGGTGTCAACCCATGTACCCGGTTAGCCATTGTTATGTAAAGTATCAGTGTCCAGGTCCTTGGAGAGCAGGTCCACTGAGGTCATGGCCCAGAGAGATACTGGAGCCAGGCCGTGGAGGTGGAAACACAAAAGTCTGAGCCATTTGGGTAAAATACTGGGGTAAGTCCTTAGTGGAAATATGCCATATGTGGGATGAGATCTTATAGTATTATTTCTCTATTCTATTCCCTTTCTCTTTGATCCAGCTTTGCTATAATGAGCAGCCCAAAAAAGTGAAAagaatttcattgaaatgatggCAGTTGATGTACGCCTACAATTGTATTACAATAAAGTTATTCCGAACTATATGAGCCCAAAACATTGTCTCTAATAAAGTGAAGCAGCGCCCACAACTACCCTAGCTCCAGTGTGGGTAGGCGGGTGCTGCAGGGACTTGTCTGAGCTGTAAAGTACATCACGGCCTGAGGAGTAGGACCATGCTCCACCTCTGGCCAtctgccagacacacacagagagagaggaggagtgttgtACACACAGTGCTCTTTCGGGAATGCATTACCTCCCTTTCTACTTCCTAGAtagtgacagagagacaaagatagagtAAAAAGACACCATTTTTAACTGAGGATCGCTGAACAACCTACGACACACACACCTGCGGACATACACATTATACAAACATGCAGTTGAGGATTCCTTTAGTCTGTCACCACCTCTGCCTCCTCTGTGACTCTTGGTCATGGCTGTAGTCATTTGGGGAGTCACTGTGCTGTGGGTGAGGAACTCTGCAGTACCACAGTGGAATACAGGCATGTCTCTGGGGCTGGACAAAGACACATCAGGCAATGTGTTCTTCTAATCCTGGACACTTGAACTTAACAGTTGAACTCACAAACCAGGGACTCTGAATCATTTTTCGGCTGCAGGATTTTTCCTTGGAAAAATAGTCTACTTTGAAAATGTCTAAAAGCCAGATTCATCTCAATGCTCCACTGGTGACAGTGGGACCGTGGAGGAGACACCGCGAAGTAAGTACTTGGGTAGATTAGTCACACCTCTGACAGAGATCTCTTCTTTTGATTGTCTGAAGTATTAGGACTAGAGTAAGAATAAAGGGCTTATTCTCACCGAAGAGAGTTATCGGGTTGAAATGTCAATTTACATAATATGTACATACACTTTTCAAATCACATTAGTGACGGGAATGTCACGAGCTGAGAGAGATTTCGGTTGACGTTCTTGCTTCGCAGCTCAAAAGTATCTTAAATGTCACAGTAGCCACTAGACAGGAGGCTAAGCATCGCAAACTATATTAGGCCTACACTATTAATTATTGGAACAGAACCATATTACACTGTTGAATAATGCAACAATTCACAAGCATGTGTGGACAATTAAAGTCATTTTTTCTTGTCTGTAGGCTACACTCAATACATTTTAGCTTCAagacaaaagcacagagttactgCTAACAAAATGTCTTCATCAAGTAACATTAGCATATCAAAAATGAATGATTTATCCCTCTCATATTATTATAaagtacagtaaactacattacAACATCACAACAAACCAGGCTTCAAGAAGACGAGGACCGTTGTTTGTAGATTTAATTCAAAGAGCCCATTCACAGAACTTTTTTTTAGATGAAAAGCTTGGGTTATTGCCGGTTCAAATCCCGGTCAGTATTATGGAATACTACCATGTTGATTGTTCCTTGTTCATTTAGTGGTAAAGGCAATATACTGTAAATGTCTTTGTGCCtttaaaaatcctataatgtaTACATATTCCAGTTGTGTTTCTGACAGTTGACTGTTCTGTATGTAGACAATGAGGATGTCATGTGTGTCTGAATATTTCAGCTGACCATAATGTTTTGACAGTGTCATCGTTTTCAACAGTGTGTTTTCCAGGACAGTGATATTTATCTTTAGGGTTTGTACTAGTTTGTACTGTTTGCATATGGCGGAGGACTCAGACTCACTCTGGACACTCAGATCATATAGTACTGTACACAAATTGTTTGGTCATGTCAGCCTTGAGTGAGTGTGCCTTTTGGATTCTGACTTCTTTTGAGGCCAGAATTCTCATATTTTTGTGTTATCCAGACGGAGGTCTGTTAAGATACTGAGTACCAACCCTAATCAACTTCTCAGCATGTGAAAGGGTGAGGGAATAATATTACATGTTGAAGCAATCTTTACTTTGGTGTGTTGACTATGAAACAGGGTCCACTTCAACCAGGGAGGGGCGGATTAGTTCACACAGATGGAATCTGTTAAAAAGTCCAGTAAAGTGTTGAAACTCTGAAATGGACGATGCCAAAGTGCCTTTAGGACGTTATAGTCCTACATAACATGTCACTGCATCGTACTTGATGCTGCATGGAAGATACAGCATTTTCCATCTTGATGTTGATGAATCGTGTGCTGGCAACCTGCCTAGACTGAGCATGATGCAGACCATCTCCTAGCATATAGATTTACAACCCAAAGAGACTCAGACATGCTGACATACTATCATTTTGTTGTTGCTATTGTCAGGGAAAATTATTTTAAACAGTATCATCAAAGGGAAGAGAGCTGTGGCTCAGACAAGACTCTCTGTGAGATGGGACGTGTATCTCCATTCAGGCTCACACGCCAGGCCCTTCAATATACTGTATCAGTTTATGTTTATCACACTGGTGATTTATGTATCTGTTGCTCTCGGAGATGTAAACAGTCTTTTTTTTAAAGGATTATTCCACTGAAAGATTCATCTCACTTCTGAGGGGAAGAAAACAATGAGTGTGTGTTTCCGCAGGGCCAGATGTGCAATGCCATGGAGAACTAATGTGTAACAAATTCATTATGTGATGGTTCTATGAAATAATATTTTATAGTAGAAAGTTCACACAGTCAGTCCTAAGACTCAGTTTGTAGTACAATGGGAACACATCCCACGCTAACGCTGATAGAATACTGAATCGAGTTTAATTTCCACTTCATCTCattctcctctctacagaccacagaTTTATTTGAAATGATTGAGAAGATGCAGGTAATGTATTTTGGATCTCTTGTTCCTTTATTAACTCATGTTTCTAAGCTAGGCAATGTACACTAACCAGTGATTTAGTCTCTTTTACTGTAAACTCTGCTTTTCTGGCTCTGCTCTCCTGTAACAACGGCTTGTCTTACCTGTGCTCTGTACTGGAGGTTAGCAGAGCTGGGACAGACAGTGTTGGAGAGGAGATGTCTGGACACGAGCAGTGTGCCTGACTCTGGTCAGCCCCTCTCCTGATGCTTATTCCCAGACCCTCAGCTAATTACCTAACTTCAGAGAGCCTCTAATAACCCCCTGTCCCCTGGCCTTTGAAAACTGTAGCCAGCCTCCATGCACAAACTAGAGGAATACAGGTTAACATTACAGCAGTTTACTACTTATCATAAGGCAAGACTGTGTTTGATACAGTACATTGGTGAACAGGGTGTGCTTTTTACACTGTCTGAACCTACATTTTTATTACAGTGTCATATAAAGAAACATATGACGTTATTTTAAGAGCTGTAATACAAAGTCTGTATGGAGATTGTATTACTTCTCTATTTCTAATGTATTTCTGAAGGATTATTATTCATAAACATATACAtaatatttgggcttggggaTATTATATATGGGCTTGTGTTTTTATTCTGTATGTATGTTGACATAGTTATGTATTAAACCATTTCTTTGAACAGAAGATTCCTCGTCGGTTTGTATATCAGATGCCCCAGGGATTCCGCTTCTCCTCAATAACAGATCGCATATCAACGCATCAAACTCACAGCAGCAACTATCTGCTCCATCATATCAGACAGACTCACAGCCCTTTACCCATAGGTCTGTAGCCAGTATCTGTGCAGACTCATGGACTGACGGACAGTGTGGGAATTTCAGGCCACGTACTGTTCGTATGCCAAGTCTGTGTGACACAGCCCCAAAGGTGTTATTACTGCTTCCATGCCTTTCTGTCCAGATAGCTGTTAACTGGCTGCTCTGTTGTGCATCTCCCTACCaatctctctccaactccccacTCTGCATCCCTTTGCTCTTCTGCTATCTGTATAAACATATGGATGGCTTTGTAACCTCTTTGTCTGTTGATAATATGATTAGTCCTCCCTGTACTTTGTTACTTCCTCTAAAACTGTGAATTCAAATGTAACTAATCTGTCAGATAAGACGTACGACACGGCTGTGAATCAGTAATGATGATGAACATCTCCAGACCTCCGATGACCTGGGTTTGGAATGTAACATAATCTGTCATGTGTAACTAGCGTGTGACAAttatcttcttcttctctctctctgtgtgtgtgtttctccctcaGGGCAACAGAATGGAGGAGCAGCGATACACCTTTCCTCCCCCACTCAAAGTACGCTCTCGCTGGgtctcctgacctctctctctctcacaatacACCCGTTGTGTCACTACTCctcatatctctctgtatctgactACTGACTGTCGAATTGTATTCACTCAGTGGGTACatactgggcacaaactggttgaatcaatgtcgTTTCCACGTCAATTCAATtgaattacgttgaaccaacgttgaattgacgtctgtgcccagtgggtatgcTCGAATCCAGCAGCCCTCCCTACCAACTAATGTATAGACTAACAAGGTTAGAATACAATTATTGTTACAGAGTAATATAAACATCAACCATGCAGCATGATTGTCTGTTTATGCGTTAAACAGACAGGCACTTTGGCTGGATTCCATGGTAATAAAAGCATCACTTTAAATCAGTAGCATCAATTAAATCAGTTGTAGAGCACCACTGACTCTTACTGAGACAGATGAATAATTGATGTGTCTGTATTGTTGTCTTTACAGACTGAAGAGGACTACATTCCTTACCCCAGTGTCCATGAGGTACATACAGAGACTCAACTTCAATGCAGTCATTTCACCAGTAACATGGATGTTGGCAATTTGTGCCTCATGGTTGATATTTCAGTATTCATTGAAAATCACTATCACATTTCTTGGGGGGAAAAATGACCCTCTTGTGTCTTCTACTCTGTGTTTTGAACCAGGTGTTGGGGAGAAAGAGTGGGTTCCCACTgattctgctgcctcagtttgggGGTTACTGGATCGAGGGCAACAACCATGAGCTTGGTGACAGTGCTGAGCCAGACCAGATCCAGCCTCTGTCCCCCACCACACACAAGCTGGAGAGTAACTCCACCGCCAAGATGTACAGGAAGCACTTTCTGGGCAAGGTGAGGCTGAACACTGGGACTGTTGTGTTGGAGTTTGGCTGAGTGGTTATACTGCAGGAGACCGGGGTTCGATTTCCGGTTCATCCTTTTTGCAgtttgtctcctcctctccttccatcacaTATTTTTCCAACTGCCTTTAAaacacaagacaaaacaaacactGTCTGTAGAATAATGAGGCTACATGTGTATGAAACATTTGTTAAGCACCCTCTATTCATACAACATATTGCAGCCCAAAGGGCATACAACTGATATGAAGACACCATAACTCACATAGATTCCTATTCATTATGGTAATGAAAGTGAATGAGTGTTAGAACAATCCCAGCTGGGTAACCTAATAAGAGCTACTCTACGTGTCGGGTGGCACTTCAGAGACGGGTGGTAATGAAGAGGCTTTGCCACATGTTTCACACCAGTCAGAGTAATATGAACTAATCTAATGTGCCCATAGAGGAGAGCAGAGACCTGAATGGAATGACAGCAGTTGGCTAGCACATACAGTTGAGACATAGTTCATTAACTCATTGAAATGTGtttgggttggtgtgtgtgtgtgtatgaaagaCAGAAAATGTATCCTTCAGCTAAACTCTGTCCTTGTGCTGTGTCCCCAGGAGCACTTGAATTACTACTCAGTGGACGGAACTCTGGGACATCTGGTGTTGTCCATGAAGTATGACGAGATCGGAGACCAGGAAGACCTCCGCCTCATGCTCAGGTTAAACACCCGTagcctcctccatcacctccttctctctgctggctctcatctctctctccgttctcatccctttcccttcctcctctttcatcCCCACGTTCTCCTTTATCTGAATGCTGtggatacatacagtacatacagtactaaACTGTAACCATACTGGTATTGTTCACATCATTCTGTGTCTGTGCAACTGAGTAATGCAAAATGCACAGTTGTAACTGTTGTAATCAATGGAAAGTTGCTAAAAACAAGATTTTCCATTCACTTCCAGTGTTTATGAATCATTCCCTATTGTGGTGATAATCCCATCCTCATAGGAGTCATAAAGCCAGTGAGAGTGTAAACAGCACACTGTCATTTCTGCATGATGTGACAGATTTAGGCAGTGtgtgggtggagggtagagggatgCGGATGTAGGGACTAGGGCCAGGGCTGGGTTAGTTACAGTGGGTAGATGATCCATTCCAGATGCACAGCCCATgtgacagactgacagcttctaaGAAGCATAACTATGATCATGACGAGAacatgttgttgtggttgtctaAACTACCAGGACCAAACTGGAGACATACCATGATGTTATCCCCATATCCTGTCTCACAGAGTTCCCTAACGTGGTGCAGATGGCCAAGGTGAGATCATGGTTGGGGATGAATATCAACATGTACTGTTTGTGGAAAAGATGTTGAAAAGTGTCATAATTGTACCGTGATTACATCAATTTGATCTCAGCGCagttatttctatgtttttctTTTTGACCCTTAGCTTGTCTGTGAAGAGGTGAATGTGGATCGTTTTTACCCTGTCCTCTACCCAAAAGTAAGCATTAGGTTTTGAAGTGTACTCAGATAATTAACCACAGAAATATGTTTTTTACATGGATAATACAAATGTCGTACTCCTGACTATTCGTTCAATTTTTGATCTCTAAACAGGCTTCAAGACTCATTGTCAATTTTGATGAACACATTATAAGCAACAACTTCAAGTTCGGAGTCATCTACCAGAAATTTGGACAGGTGAGCCTTGGAGATACATTAGGATCATTTAAAACGATTGGGAatcaaatcatcatcatcatcatcataatgcCAAACTCTTCAATCCCACACAGACCCCCACATTGAACAACAAAAAAGATGAATAAATGAACGAGCACTTGACTTTTCCTACCAGCACTGACTCAGCTGATAGCTACTTTcatgaggaaaaatgtacttactatgactgtgatatgtgctTGTCCCACCTAACCATCTTAAGATCTGTCGATCTGGAGCATCAGATAAATGACTAGAATGGAAAAGttaatgtactgaataagagcTGACCTGAGTGCATTAACACAAGTACCATCTCTTGCAATTCTCATAAGAGAATGCACAATATGCTTATCCTCCTCCCCATCACATTAATAGTCTCTCTAAGCCTAAGCCAACCATATGTTTCTCTTCAATATTCCTTCTCATTACAATAACAACCCTATTGTTTACGGCACTGAGCCAGAGGAGCTGGAGAAGCCTCAGCATAGCCTCAGTAGAGGGTCATTGTATCCTATGATGGAGCCTAGGGGGTGGAGCTCCACATCCTTGATCTATAAACTTTAAAGGAAAGGGCCACACTCAGCAGAGGCTCGACCTCACAGGGGCTCCAGGGGCCTCAAgaaccctctcctcttcttctcagCACCCAGAGAGACATTAACATACAGGAGAGACACTGAGgactggatacacacacactcgcacacacacacagagaggtttTATGTGATCAAAGTGTTATTGTTCCTCACTCATTATTATAGTtcactcattattattattattatagttattatagttctATTCTATTCACAATATAGCGTAAATCTTAAGTATGTTATCATGAGAGCTTCATATACAATAAGTTGTATAATCCTCATAGTGCTTTGGTCAGTGGTATTGTTTTCTGTTTCTGACTGCTGTCAACCTCTATAAACTCCTGGTTTGCAGACATCAGAAGAAGAGCTGTTTGGGAACAGTGTTGAGAGTCCTGCCTTTGTTGAATTCCTAGAGTTTCTGGGGGAGAAGGTCGAGCTGTATGACTTCAAAGGGTAAGAACTTCACCACAACGTtctaatatacactaccgttcagaagtttggggtcactaagaaatgtccttgtttttgaaagaaaagctaataAAAGTTCcagtaaaataacatcaaattgatcagaaatacagtgtagacatactTAATGTTgcaaattactattgtagcttgaaatggcagatttttaatggaatatctacataagcatacagaggcccattatcagcaaccatcagtcctgtgttccaatggcacgttgtgttagctaatccaagtttatcattttaaaaggctaattgatcattagaaaacccttttgcaattatgttagcacagctgaagactgttgtctgattaaagaagcaataaaactggcctttagactagttgagttcctggagcatcagcatttgtgggttcgattacaggctcaaaacggCCAGAAAGAAAGaagtttcttctgaaactcatcagcctattcttgttctgagaaacgaaggctattccatgcgagaacttgacaagaaactgaagatctcgtacaacgctgtgtactactcccttcacagaacagcgcaaactggccctaaccagaatagaaagaggagtgggaggctccggtgcacaactgagcaggaggacacgtacattagagtgtctagtttcaGAAACAGaggcctcacaagtcctcaacaggcagcttcattaaatagaacCCACAAAACACCTGTTTCAagaagattaagatgggcaaaagaacacagacactggacatagggaatctgcctagaaggccagcatcccggagttgcctcttcactgttgacgttgagactgtttttttgcgggtactatttaatgaagctggcagttgaggacttgtgaggcgtctgtttctcaaactagacactgattaaaaatcagccatttccagctacaatagtcatttacaacattaacaatgtctccactgtatttttgatcaatttgttgttattttaatgggcaaaaacattgcttttctttcaaaaacaagaacatttctaagtgaccccaaacttttgaacggtagtgtacattcaATAGCAACAACCACAATTGTGCAATTGATTGTGTCTTGAACAGTGTGTTGGAAATAGATAGAGGGTTTCACTGAATGGTCCTATCTGTCTAGGTTTCGTGGTGGGTTGGATGTGACCCACGGGCAGACAGGATCTGAGTCCGTCTACCACAACTACCGCAACAAGGAGGTCATGTTTCATGTGTCCACCAAGCTGCCTTACACTGAGGGGGACACACAACAGGTACTATTACAAACCCCTCTGATCTCCTCCTACTGATGCAGACTGTCATCATCACACTGTTTATTCTGTTATGGATCATGTTTTAAATGAGTAGAACGTTGTGTACTGGTATGACATGAGTATTGGTATCCATATGATCCGTTATGATTGGGAACATCCTGGAAGCATCCATAAAGCTtatgtatattgtatgttttcTTTAGAAACAGTATCTTTCTCTTTCAGTGCAGTTTTCAGTGGAGCACTACTGTATAATGTCTTACAGTGTAAACTTCCTCAGTCTTCACTCATCAGGGAAACTGTcccaacacaaacacagacagacaccttaTCAGAAGAATGTCTTAAGCCTATCTAGACGAACACACACCATAAGTTATCAGGACGAACACACAATGTGTAATCAGAGCCCACAGCTGCAGTGGGAGCAGCTGATTGGTTTCCCGGAGAGTTAAGTCAATCAGAGCTGTTGTCCAGGTTGATATGGTGGAGCAGCAACCCTCCAACTGGTGTTGGTTTACCCTGGCTCATCTGTGGACAGACAGAAACCTGCCAagacaaacagggagagagagggggagagggggagagacaaggGACTCCCCAGAGTGGTAGAGAAAGGCATTTGCAACATTCAGTAGTTTGAAAGTTTTAATAAAAAACTTGTATTACTCCTACTCAAGCAATACATGACAGACAAATTCATTACTGTTCTTGAAAGCATTTCCATGTGACATGAATGTTCAATACAGCTTTGCTTTACGTGCTGTCCTGTGTTGCAGTTGCAGAGGAAGAGGCACATAGGGAATGACATTGTGGCCATAGTGTTCCAGGAGGAAAGCACTCCGTTTGTACCAGATATGATCGCCTCCAACTTCCTCCATTCCTACGTAGTGGTGCAGGTGGAGAACGCCTGCACTGGTGATGTACTGTACAAGGTGCTAAAGCATTCCTTGATTTTCACTAAACTAGCCAACCAACATCATACCAAACATACAATACTGTGACCATTGATCATTCATGGCCAGTTTGATTGTCATCTGTTAGGTGTCAGTGACGGCGAGAAATGACGTACCTTTCTTTGGACCACCCCTGCCAGACCCGGCTGTCTTTAGAAAAGTAAGTTGGCACAACTACAATCCCAACTCCATAAAACACCGGTCAGGTagttgtttctctctcctccttcttttgTGTCACTCAGTCCAGTTCTCTTTTATCCCAGGGCCCAGAATTCCAGGAGTTCCTCTTCACGAAGCTCATCAATGCTGAGTATGCCTGCTATAAAGCTGAGAAATTTGCCAAACTGAAGGTGAGTTATTCAAAGGATCTCTGTCATTGTTTTCAGGAGCCAACTAAGGGACACAGGCCAGCATCCTTGGTAGACAGTGTTGCCAGCCTATCATTACATATTAACTGTCACCTGTTTGTGTTATCAGGAGCGCACACGGTCAGCCTTACTGGAGACATTGTATGAGGACTTGCACATCAACAGCCAGGCCATGATGGGCCTGGGAAGAGATGAGGACAAGATGGAGAACGGGTCCGGAGGAGGAGGGGGCTTCTTTGAAACCTTTAAGGTAACCCAGCACGGCTGGGAAAAGGCTTGGGGCAATAAGCTTAGTATGCACTGACTAATGTGTTTTTACATATGATCACTTGTTCCTGAATATGTAACAGTACTAAACGGAACACCCTCATAAAACTATTTGTAATTCATTTGAATTATGAAACTAAAACAGAGGATCATTTCCATCTTATGGAAATTACACATTTCTTTACACGCCACTATTTCTCTGTTGTTCCCCTTGGATGTACAGGTTGTTGTCTGTCTGGGGGGTTCCAAGAATGTCCTTATCTATAATACAGGACACTGGCATCAACTGCTTGATCAGTCACCATTAGTCTGTCTGGGGAACATCCTTGTGTCTATGCTCTGCTGCTCTGTCAAATGGCACACCAGCTTCTCAATGTCAagctttatgtggtgttgtgttctGTCTGCAGCATTCTACCATGTGTTTGTGACATACATTTGACATACATTTCCTTCTGTTTCACCCTTCCAGAGTGAGGAGAGCGAtgctccctctcccttccctgagAAACCCTTGATAGGGCCCAGCCCTAACTCAACTCACTAACTTCTAAAgcatgaaacacacagagaatcTCACTGCTGATAGGTACTTATCACAGTGGAAGGCTGTTCCTTCTCTTGCTAGAACAAAAGCGGTACCTACTGCGTGCCGACATAGTAGTGACGAACCTACCGCTTCTACTTGTAGAATCGCAATGTAGAATCAGTGGCCAACAACTTcgctttgagccaatcagagagtACAAACTCCAACATGCGGGAGCCAACAAACAGAAATTAAAACAGAGGGCCTTTTCTCTGTACACCCACGGATGAGCCAGTCATACTTCATAGCAATGTAAGCTATGGGATGGTAGTTAGCT contains these protein-coding regions:
- the LOC118380075 gene encoding rap1 GTPase-activating protein 1-like isoform X2, with protein sequence MAQRKRSFTFGAYGGVDKTFSRARSIWKQNGGDPRISTTLDPPLFQPLLSPLPYTAPPFLKTTDLFEMIEKMQGNRMEEQRYTFPPPLKTEEDYIPYPSVHEVLGRKSGFPLILLPQFGGYWIEGNNHELGDSAEPDQIQPLSPTTHKLESNSTAKMYRKHFLGKEHLNYYSVDGTLGHLVLSMKYDEIGDQEDLRLMLRTKLETYHDVIPISCLTEFPNVVQMAKLVCEEVNVDRFYPVLYPKASRLIVNFDEHIISNNFKFGVIYQKFGQTSEEELFGNSVESPAFVEFLEFLGEKVELYDFKGFRGGLDVTHGQTGSESVYHNYRNKEVMFHVSTKLPYTEGDTQQLQRKRHIGNDIVAIVFQEESTPFVPDMIASNFLHSYVVVQVENACTGDVLYKVSVTARNDVPFFGPPLPDPAVFRKGPEFQEFLFTKLINAEYACYKAEKFAKLKERTRSALLETLYEDLHINSQAMMGLGRDEDKMENGSGGGGGFFETFKSLLVPGKSPGKHGRRGSAIGIGTVEESLIIPGKSPTRKKSGPFSSRRSSAIGIENIQEVHQKISHSGRECLPGTQKTPDSDHASQDPKSENSSNQSSPEVLITKNIFALCNNRAQSIPEGHDLSRSSSNDSSFASVVEENETEATEDYDTGMESLSSSGTPHKQDSLTYSTWLEDSMSSTSTTSRGSSPGPGQLDGGKGSEIRIKLDRPKDSRSSSHSHKTQSFWEVRRAQAFAITKDDDEDEVDPG
- the LOC118380075 gene encoding rap1 GTPase-activating protein 1-like isoform X6; protein product: MIEKMQGNRMEEQRYTFPPPLKTEEDYIPYPSVHEVLGRKSGFPLILLPQFGGYWIEGNNHELGDSAEPDQIQPLSPTTHKLESNSTAKMYRKHFLGKEHLNYYSVDGTLGHLVLSMKYDEIGDQEDLRLMLRTKLETYHDVIPISCLTEFPNVVQMAKLVCEEVNVDRFYPVLYPKASRLIVNFDEHIISNNFKFGVIYQKFGQTSEEELFGNSVESPAFVEFLEFLGEKVELYDFKGFRGGLDVTHGQTGSESVYHNYRNKEVMFHVSTKLPYTEGDTQQLQRKRHIGNDIVAIVFQEESTPFVPDMIASNFLHSYVVVQVENACTGDVLYKVSVTARNDVPFFGPPLPDPAVFRKGPEFQEFLFTKLINAEYACYKAEKFAKLKERTRSALLETLYEDLHINSQAMMGLGRDEDKMENGSGGGGGFFETFKSLLVPGKSPGKHGRRGSAIGIGTVEESLIIPGKSPTRKKSGPFSSRRSSAIGIENIQEVHQKISSHSGRECLPGTQKTPDSDHASQDPKSENSSNQSSPEVLITKNIFALCNNRAQSIPEGHDLSRSSSNDSSFASVVEENETEATEDYDTGMESLSSSGTPHKQDSLTYSTWLEDSMSSTSTTSRGSSPGPGQLDGGKGSEIRIKLDRPKDSRSSSHSHKTQSFWEVRRAQAFAITKDDDEDEVDPG
- the LOC118380075 gene encoding rap1 GTPase-activating protein 1-like isoform X5, coding for MAQRKRSFTFGAYGGVDKTFSRARSIWKQNGGDPRISTTLDPPLFQPLLSPLPYTAPPFLKGNRMEEQRYTFPPPLKTEEDYIPYPSVHEVLGRKSGFPLILLPQFGGYWIEGNNHELGDSAEPDQIQPLSPTTHKLESNSTAKMYRKHFLGKEHLNYYSVDGTLGHLVLSMKYDEIGDQEDLRLMLRTKLETYHDVIPISCLTEFPNVVQMAKLVCEEVNVDRFYPVLYPKASRLIVNFDEHIISNNFKFGVIYQKFGQTSEEELFGNSVESPAFVEFLEFLGEKVELYDFKGFRGGLDVTHGQTGSESVYHNYRNKEVMFHVSTKLPYTEGDTQQLQRKRHIGNDIVAIVFQEESTPFVPDMIASNFLHSYVVVQVENACTGDVLYKVSVTARNDVPFFGPPLPDPAVFRKGPEFQEFLFTKLINAEYACYKAEKFAKLKERTRSALLETLYEDLHINSQAMMGLGRDEDKMENGSGGGGGFFETFKSLLVPGKSPGKHGRRGSAIGIGTVEESLIIPGKSPTRKKSGPFSSRRSSAIGIENIQEVHQKISSHSGRECLPGTQKTPDSDHASQDPKSENSSNQSSPEVLITKNIFALCNNRAQSIPEGHDLSRSSSNDSSFASVVEENETEATEDYDTGMESLSSSGTPHKQDSLTYSTWLEDSMSSTSTTSRGSSPGPGQLDGGKGSEIRIKLDRPKDSRSSSHSHKTQSFWEVRRAQAFAITKDDDEDEVDPG